CGCGGAGCAGGTGCAGGCGGCCGCGGACAGCCTCGCCGAGGCGGCGCGGCGGTCGGCCGGGATCAGGCTCGGCCCGGAGCGGCGGGACGAGGTCACCACGCCGCTGGTGATCGCGCTGCACCGGCTGGTGATACGCCAAGAACCACGAGACCCGGCGCGCCCGGGCCGTCGCGGCGTGGTGCCGCAGGGTGGACCGCGTCCTGTTCCTCACCGGCACGCCGATGGAGAACCGCGTCGAGGAGTTCCGCAACCTGGTCGCGCACCTGCGGCCGGAGCTGGCGGAGCGGATCGCGCCCGCGGACGCGCTGCTCGGCCCCCGCGCGTTCCGCTCGGCGGTCGCCCCCGTCTACCTGCGGCGCAACCAGGAGGACGTCCTGGTGGAGCTGCCGGAGGTCGTCCACGTGGACGAGATGGAGGAGTTCAGCGCGGCGGACAGGGCGGCCTACCGGCAGGCCGTGGCAGACGGGAACTTCATGGCGATGCGCCGCGCCGCCTACGCCGTCCCGGAGCAGTCCGCCAAGCTCGGACGGCTGGTGGAGCTGGTCGAGGAGGCCGAGGCCAACGGCTTGAAGGTCGTGGTGTTCTCCTACTTCCGGGACGTGCTGGCCGTCGTCGCCGACGCGCTCGGCCCCGGCGTGCACGGGCCGCTGTCGGGGAGCGTGCCGCCCGCGCGGCGCCAGGAGGTGGTGGACGAGTTCACCGCGCGGCCCGGCCACGCCGTCCTGCTGGCGCAGATCCAGGCGGGCGGGGTCGGCCTCAACCTCCAGGCGGCCTCGGTGGTGATCCTCTGCGAGCCGCAGGTGAAGCCGACCTTGGAGACGCAGGCCGTGGCCC
The sequence above is drawn from the Actinomadura hallensis genome and encodes:
- a CDS encoding helicase-related protein yields the protein MDRVLFLTGTPMENRVEEFRNLVAHLRPELAERIAPADALLGPRAFRSAVAPVYLRRNQEDVLVELPEVVHVDEMEEFSAADRAAYRQAVADGNFMAMRRAAYAVPEQSAKLGRLVELVEEAEANGLKVVVFSYFRDVLAVVADALGPGVHGPLSGSVPPARRQEVVDEFTARPGHAVLLAQIQAGGVGLNLQAASVVILCEPQVKPTLETQAVARAHRMGQVRTVQVHRLLTPDSVDERMLKILHGKARLFDQYARRSDLAEQTPDATDVSEQALARQIIAEEQERLGTQHPAPGRSLPAPPPVSRGGSRAGPG